A region of Vibrio porteresiae DSM 19223 DNA encodes the following proteins:
- a CDS encoding ABC transporter permease translates to MTMRLKKSIWPKWLNTFNIGLFLVALLVLVALFAPMLTHFDPNVQNIADRLAAPSAEHLFGTDRFGRDLYARVLYGARPTLILVSLVIIITVPIGLLVGICAGYFGGWTERILMRLTDIVMSLPSLVIALALVSILGPGLMNGALALAFTSWPSFARQARTETLALRRSDYLAAAKMQGIGGWGLIVGHILPLCLPSAIVRAALNLGGIILSAAGLGFLGMGIQPPAAEWGSMVASGSRVIFDQWWVAAVPGFAILFASLAFNLLGDGLRDKMDPRHAK, encoded by the coding sequence ATGACCATGAGATTAAAAAAATCGATCTGGCCGAAATGGCTTAACACATTCAATATTGGGCTATTCTTAGTGGCGCTTTTGGTACTAGTGGCGCTTTTCGCCCCAATGCTTACCCACTTTGATCCCAATGTACAAAACATTGCTGACCGCCTTGCTGCGCCCAGTGCCGAGCACCTTTTTGGCACTGACCGTTTTGGCCGTGACTTATACGCTCGTGTGCTTTATGGCGCACGCCCAACGCTCATTTTGGTCTCATTGGTGATCATCATTACGGTGCCGATCGGTCTATTAGTGGGTATTTGTGCCGGCTACTTTGGCGGTTGGACAGAACGTATTTTGATGCGTTTAACCGATATTGTCATGTCACTACCAAGTTTGGTTATCGCCTTGGCATTGGTTTCCATTTTAGGCCCTGGCCTAATGAATGGCGCACTAGCATTGGCCTTTACCAGTTGGCCCTCTTTTGCACGCCAAGCTCGAACTGAAACCTTAGCGCTACGTCGCAGTGATTATCTTGCCGCAGCAAAAATGCAAGGCATCGGTGGCTGGGGCTTGATTGTTGGTCATATTTTGCCTTTGTGTTTACCGAGTGCCATCGTGCGCGCCGCCCTTAATCTTGGCGGTATCATTTTGTCGGCAGCAGGTCTTGGCTTCCTTGGTATGGGGATTCAACCACCCGCAGCAGAATGGGGCTCAATGGTTGCCAGCGGTAGTCGCGTGATCTTCGACCAATGGTGGGTAGCTGCAGTGCCGGGCTTTGCCATTTTGTTCGCAAGCTTGGCGTTTAACCTGCTAGGCGATGGTTTACGAGATAAGATGGACCCACGTCATGCCAAATAA
- a CDS encoding ABC transporter ATP-binding protein — MPNNQLLIDIQKLNIELDNGTRLVKDLSFSMGRERVALVGESGSGKSLTARTLMGLLPSACIPSAERLELLGQPVLELSSSQWCQLRGQDVAMVLQDPKYALNPARTLGMQVEEPLKLHQKMGRKERIEKVEEMFNSVGLPNPSTLRRWYPHQLSGGMGQRVMLAMALINNPKLLIADEPTSALDHAMRDQVLELIYNLVEERDMGLLLISHDLQQVAQFSERVLVMYQGKLLDELPASELATSTHPYTQTLWSCQPHMDKRGAPLPVLDREALEEPHGDS; from the coding sequence ATGCCAAATAATCAATTACTAATCGATATTCAAAAACTCAATATTGAGCTCGATAACGGGACGCGTTTGGTCAAAGACTTAAGCTTTAGCATGGGTCGTGAACGCGTGGCTTTGGTGGGCGAATCGGGTTCGGGTAAATCCTTAACCGCTCGCACCTTAATGGGCTTGTTACCCAGTGCGTGTATTCCTTCTGCTGAGCGTTTAGAGCTGCTAGGTCAACCGGTGTTAGAACTGAGCTCATCACAGTGGTGTCAACTGCGTGGGCAAGATGTGGCGATGGTGCTGCAAGATCCTAAATACGCGTTAAACCCTGCGCGAACTTTGGGTATGCAGGTGGAAGAGCCGCTGAAATTGCACCAGAAAATGGGCCGCAAAGAGCGCATCGAAAAAGTAGAAGAGATGTTTAACTCGGTGGGTCTACCAAACCCATCTACGCTGCGTCGCTGGTATCCGCATCAGCTCTCTGGTGGTATGGGTCAACGTGTGATGCTGGCAATGGCGCTGATCAACAACCCAAAACTGTTGATTGCCGACGAACCGACATCCGCCCTTGACCACGCCATGCGTGACCAAGTTTTGGAGCTTATCTACAACTTGGTAGAAGAGCGCGATATGGGCTTACTGCTGATCAGTCATGATTTGCAGCAAGTAGCGCAATTTAGTGAGCGTGTGTTGGTGATGTATCAAGGCAAATTGCTCGATGAACTACCCGCGAGCGAACTGGCGACATCCACTCACCCGTACACCCAAACCTTGTGGTCATGTCAGCCACATATGGACAAACGGGGCGCACCACTACCGGTGCTCGATCGCGAAGCTTTGGAGGAACCTCATGGCGATTCTTGA
- a CDS encoding ABC transporter ATP-binding protein has translation MAILELNQVSVTHVQGHQRNTVVHNVDLSVNQGECFGLVGPSGCGKSSLLWVLAGLNPHWEGQITMLDQQLKPGQAFKGDLRREVQMVFQDPYASLHPKHRLRRTLAEPLKKFGMSDIDDRIEEGFKQVGLTSAMIDRYPHQLSGGQRQRVAIVRALLLEPKLLLLDEPTSALDMSVQAEILNLLNELKRQHQLTMILVSHDPNTVDYMCDAAVMMKAGHIDQYRRY, from the coding sequence ATGGCGATTCTTGAATTGAATCAGGTATCGGTGACCCATGTGCAGGGCCACCAACGTAATACCGTAGTACATAACGTTGATTTAAGCGTCAACCAAGGGGAATGTTTCGGTCTCGTAGGACCGTCCGGCTGTGGTAAGTCATCACTGCTTTGGGTTTTAGCAGGCCTTAATCCCCATTGGGAAGGTCAAATCACCATGCTTGATCAGCAACTTAAACCAGGACAAGCCTTTAAAGGCGACCTGCGCCGCGAAGTGCAAATGGTGTTTCAAGACCCTTATGCCTCTTTGCATCCAAAGCATCGTCTGCGTCGTACACTGGCTGAGCCTTTGAAAAAGTTTGGTATGAGCGACATTGATGACCGCATTGAGGAAGGCTTTAAACAGGTGGGATTAACCTCTGCCATGATTGACCGTTATCCACACCAACTTTCTGGTGGTCAACGTCAACGTGTGGCGATTGTGCGTGCCCTACTGCTTGAGCCTAAGTTGCTGCTGCTTGATGAGCCAACATCAGCGCTCGATATGTCGGTACAGGCAGAAATTCTCAATCTGCTTAACGAGTTAAAACGCCAACATCAGCTAACCATGATTCTGGTCAGTCACGATCCTAATACGGTGGATTACATGTGTGATGCAGCGGTGATGATGAAAGCGGGTCATATTGATCAGTACCGTCGTTACTAA
- a CDS encoding sensor histidine kinase: MMQVDMRAKPYTRIYTFMLFIMALVVSFILGWMVYKINVNKYIDSIVQVQQKDVTQSLLIFSHEIKGMEDTIKLLHDSPSMRSSLAEHSPLNRKLAEATFVSFIKTFDPLMQVRWLDDQGKEQVRVDGNGSQIVVIPVKDLQDKKDRYYFSEGIQSPKGNVYLSALDLNVERGKIEVPHRPTIRVTYRSDVNDDLKPGLFILNYDIGSLLNSLRKFNNEKVQLEIVDRRGYWIMNPNPSLEWGADLGNRENNIKLIHPDIWHQIQVTDINPQEDIGRIDSTSGLVTYKCADISQGFSYNQSTQNANLCFIAKTPAAIITEQQRTIAIPAILMSLLLFICSSWIIYRERQMGATLIKVNQKLADDKVLLEQSEQETKTLLKQQQLLQEDLIESGKLSALGMMVAGVAHELNTPLGAAIMAASTMRKEHHLLNESFVNGLTKEALQRYIESTKTGLDLVESNQQRAAQLVRSFKRLAIDRATEEIVPFQLDQVIDDLMKTLHHRLKGARVNVVLDLEPIEMLGIPGILSQVLQNLVVNAITHAFVPEIGGKLSISAHVVENQVVLKVADDGKGIGSNLVSKIFEPFVTSNRSQGNTGLGMHFVHQWVTRTLQGTIKVETQLHKGTTFIISMPQKIELSLPED, translated from the coding sequence ATGATGCAAGTAGATATGAGAGCTAAACCATACACGCGCATTTATACCTTTATGCTGTTTATTATGGCGCTGGTGGTGAGCTTTATTCTTGGCTGGATGGTCTACAAAATAAACGTTAATAAATACATCGACAGCATTGTTCAAGTACAGCAAAAAGATGTAACTCAGTCGCTATTGATATTTAGTCATGAAATAAAAGGTATGGAAGATACCATCAAACTATTACATGACTCTCCGTCAATGAGGTCATCTTTAGCGGAGCATTCACCATTAAATCGTAAGCTCGCAGAGGCGACGTTCGTTTCCTTTATTAAAACGTTTGATCCTTTAATGCAGGTACGTTGGTTAGATGACCAAGGCAAAGAGCAAGTCCGGGTGGATGGCAATGGTAGTCAAATTGTGGTGATACCTGTAAAGGATCTGCAAGATAAAAAAGATCGCTATTATTTTTCGGAAGGCATTCAATCACCGAAAGGTAACGTTTATCTGTCTGCACTGGACCTCAATGTTGAACGCGGAAAAATTGAGGTGCCTCATCGCCCAACGATTCGCGTCACTTACCGTAGCGATGTGAATGATGATTTGAAACCGGGCTTATTCATCCTCAATTACGATATTGGCTCTTTGCTCAACTCTTTGCGTAAATTTAATAACGAGAAAGTGCAACTTGAAATCGTCGACCGTCGCGGTTATTGGATTATGAACCCCAATCCGTCCTTGGAATGGGGAGCAGACTTAGGTAATAGAGAGAACAACATTAAATTAATACATCCTGACATTTGGCATCAGATACAAGTGACAGACATTAACCCACAAGAGGATATTGGCCGTATTGACAGCACATCGGGTTTAGTGACTTACAAATGTGCGGATATTTCCCAAGGCTTTAGCTACAACCAAAGCACTCAAAATGCCAATCTCTGTTTTATTGCCAAAACACCTGCTGCGATCATTACTGAGCAGCAGCGGACCATCGCAATCCCCGCTATTCTGATGAGCTTGCTGCTTTTTATCTGCAGCAGTTGGATTATCTATCGTGAGCGACAAATGGGCGCAACGTTAATCAAAGTGAATCAGAAGCTTGCAGACGATAAAGTACTGCTTGAGCAATCAGAGCAAGAGACCAAAACGCTGCTAAAACAGCAGCAATTACTGCAAGAAGATTTGATTGAATCAGGCAAGTTATCGGCGTTAGGTATGATGGTGGCTGGTGTTGCCCACGAATTAAATACCCCATTGGGTGCGGCGATTATGGCCGCTTCCACCATGCGTAAAGAGCACCATTTGCTTAACGAATCTTTCGTCAATGGCCTAACGAAAGAGGCGTTACAACGTTACATAGAATCAACTAAAACGGGGCTGGATCTTGTCGAGTCCAATCAGCAACGGGCCGCTCAATTGGTAAGGAGTTTCAAACGGTTAGCCATTGATAGGGCAACAGAAGAGATTGTTCCATTCCAACTGGATCAGGTGATTGATGATTTGATGAAAACCTTACATCACCGCTTAAAAGGTGCGCGTGTCAATGTGGTGCTGGATCTCGAACCTATTGAAATGCTTGGTATTCCCGGCATTCTCTCGCAGGTGTTACAAAACTTAGTGGTGAATGCGATAACCCATGCGTTCGTGCCAGAGATCGGTGGCAAATTGAGTATCAGTGCGCATGTTGTTGAGAATCAGGTGGTATTGAAAGTAGCGGATGACGGTAAAGGGATTGGATCGAACTTGGTCAGTAAGATATTTGAACCTTTTGTCACCAGTAACCGTTCTCAAGGGAACACTGGGCTTGGAATGCACTTTGTTCATCAATGGGTAACCCGTACGTTGCAAGGAACCATCAAAGTAGAAACGCAGTTGCATAAAGGCACGACGTTTATCATCAGCATGCCACAGAAAATAGAACTCTCTTTGCCTGAAGATTAG
- a CDS encoding two-component system response regulator, with protein MGDEKFVFLDDAAELPPKAAKQSTLKTKGKILSVDDDLSYQQSLLYSLRDFVAKGDVDEILTANSAAEAATLIATQDDIAVILLDVVMEDDDAGLRLVETIRNVQGNSLVRIVLLTGQPGVAPRKDVMAQYDIDEYWNKSEIDYDIMKAVVASNLRAWRSMYQLEQARVGLQLVIDASRKLASKYDKNSFIQVVLNEVALLIGGGTSVPTLCVATQSPNDSFDKSYILAYSGDDVVQTGQSIPQHLCRQFGPLYEAAVADHRHHFSDNLSILCFPNNQEESSHYFILAEGREPLSEYNIHLLQVFGENISSGFMKIALINQLSNLAYLDSELQIYNQNWLLRELETMNHADREQTELVMISIDNFDSQTLTFSEKTLFQMITDTHQKIAGLFNKTIGVSRIETSIFAVLCNNDESVSDEALLNFTNQVSQVDGEIRNYTLTIVKVDLAHMDSFSPMQILYLAKSMLYTSRQKGRAFMVYSPSYQEKLLNDYQILNDLKTAIVEHEFFLVLQPKVDLRTEHPVGLEALLRWKKQEQVIPPNVFIPIAEKSGMITKLDLIALELTIEALKSLDKKGYHVPISFNATVKDLYDSNYIQFIEEAIAVEHIDPDLLDVEITETQAMDSYEKVNPILERLHNLHIHVSIDDFGTGYSSLAHISKLAADTIKIDRAFVTNLREDKANQQVVELVLNLAQLFGFSVVAEGIETEQERDALLSKGCHIGQGYLYAKPMPLPELLTWLETHEPQKVMN; from the coding sequence ATGGGTGATGAGAAGTTTGTTTTTCTAGACGATGCAGCTGAGCTACCACCGAAAGCTGCAAAGCAGTCAACGCTCAAAACTAAAGGTAAGATTCTCTCTGTAGATGATGATTTAAGTTATCAACAATCACTGCTGTATAGCTTGCGCGATTTTGTTGCAAAAGGGGATGTTGACGAGATACTCACGGCTAATTCTGCTGCAGAAGCGGCTACTTTGATTGCAACACAAGATGACATCGCGGTTATCTTGTTAGATGTGGTGATGGAAGATGACGACGCGGGCCTTCGCCTAGTGGAAACCATTCGCAATGTTCAAGGTAACTCACTCGTCCGTATAGTTTTGCTCACGGGTCAACCCGGTGTCGCGCCTCGCAAAGATGTCATGGCTCAATACGATATTGACGAGTATTGGAATAAATCGGAAATCGATTACGACATTATGAAAGCGGTGGTTGCATCTAACCTCCGTGCTTGGCGTTCCATGTATCAGTTGGAACAAGCGAGAGTTGGCCTGCAGTTAGTCATTGATGCCTCGCGAAAACTGGCCAGTAAATATGACAAAAACTCGTTTATTCAGGTGGTTCTGAATGAAGTGGCTCTATTAATCGGTGGGGGGACAAGTGTTCCAACGCTGTGTGTCGCTACCCAATCTCCAAACGACTCTTTCGATAAGTCTTATATATTGGCTTATTCTGGCGATGATGTTGTGCAAACGGGTCAATCCATACCGCAGCATTTATGTCGTCAATTTGGTCCTCTGTATGAAGCAGCTGTTGCCGACCATCGCCACCATTTTAGTGACAACTTATCTATTCTTTGTTTCCCCAATAATCAGGAAGAGTCGAGTCACTATTTCATTTTGGCTGAAGGGCGAGAACCGCTCAGTGAATATAATATTCACCTGCTGCAGGTGTTTGGTGAAAACATCAGTTCAGGTTTTATGAAAATCGCCCTGATTAATCAATTATCCAACCTTGCTTATCTTGATTCTGAACTTCAAATCTATAACCAAAACTGGCTTTTGCGTGAGCTGGAGACAATGAACCACGCGGACCGAGAACAGACCGAGCTGGTGATGATCTCGATTGATAACTTTGACTCGCAAACACTGACATTCAGTGAAAAAACGTTGTTTCAGATGATTACCGATACTCATCAGAAAATAGCAGGCTTGTTTAATAAAACGATTGGGGTGAGCCGTATAGAAACCAGCATTTTTGCTGTGTTATGCAATAACGATGAGTCGGTAAGTGACGAAGCGTTACTGAACTTTACTAATCAGGTAAGCCAGGTCGATGGGGAAATACGAAATTATACCTTGACCATCGTTAAGGTTGACCTTGCTCATATGGACTCTTTTAGCCCGATGCAAATTTTGTATTTGGCAAAAAGTATGCTCTATACCTCGCGGCAGAAAGGGCGTGCCTTTATGGTATACAGTCCGTCGTATCAAGAGAAACTCCTCAACGATTATCAAATTCTTAATGATTTGAAAACGGCGATTGTTGAACATGAGTTTTTCTTAGTACTGCAACCCAAAGTGGACCTACGTACAGAGCATCCGGTGGGGCTAGAAGCCTTGTTGCGCTGGAAAAAACAGGAACAAGTGATTCCCCCCAATGTCTTTATTCCGATTGCTGAAAAGTCGGGCATGATCACTAAGTTGGATCTTATCGCTCTTGAATTAACCATAGAAGCGCTGAAGTCACTGGATAAAAAAGGGTATCACGTTCCTATCTCATTTAATGCCACGGTTAAAGATCTGTACGATTCTAACTATATTCAGTTCATTGAAGAAGCGATTGCGGTTGAACACATTGACCCAGACTTGCTCGATGTGGAAATTACCGAAACGCAAGCGATGGATTCCTATGAAAAAGTGAATCCGATTTTGGAGCGTCTGCACAACTTACACATTCATGTCAGTATTGACGATTTTGGCACGGGCTACTCTTCATTGGCGCACATATCTAAATTGGCGGCTGACACGATTAAAATCGACCGAGCTTTTGTGACCAATTTGCGCGAGGATAAAGCGAATCAGCAAGTGGTGGAATTGGTGCTCAATCTCGCTCAGTTATTTGGTTTTTCAGTGGTGGCTGAGGGCATAGAAACTGAACAAGAGCGCGATGCTCTGCTCAGTAAGGGCTGCCATATTGGCCAAGGTTATCTATACGCTAAACCAATGCCACTGCCTGAACTACTGACTTGGCTAGAAACACATGAACCACAAAAGGTCATGAACTAA
- a CDS encoding transposase, with amino-acid sequence MTTARSQLICPELTPYYHCVSRCVRRSYLCGIDNLTGQSYEHRRDWIEQRIITLASIYFIQICSYAVMSNHYHLVVHIDKESALALTDFEVIERWSTEHQQPLIIQRWLAGDLKSDAEKEVCHQLIETWRHRLYSLSWFMKELNYGIAVQANKEDKCTGRFWEGRFKSQALLDEKALLSAMAYVDLNPIRAKMASTPEQSDFTSIKARLTSLERGETATQSLANFMGYEHQDKTQGIPFRLSDYIELVDWVGRQIRQDKRGYINSAHPNILTRLSLTQQDCLALCTELEKKPRVWVGTTSRLHQAKTALNKKRMVAMHIA; translated from the coding sequence ATGACTACTGCTCGTTCACAGCTGATTTGCCCAGAACTCACGCCTTATTATCATTGTGTTTCCCGCTGTGTACGTCGCTCCTATTTGTGTGGCATAGACAACCTCACCGGGCAGTCTTACGAGCATCGTCGAGATTGGATTGAGCAGCGCATCATCACCCTCGCCTCCATTTACTTCATTCAAATCTGCTCCTATGCCGTGATGAGCAATCACTATCATCTTGTTGTGCATATTGACAAAGAGAGTGCGCTAGCTTTGACCGACTTTGAGGTTATTGAACGATGGAGCACTGAACATCAGCAACCGCTGATTATCCAACGCTGGCTAGCTGGAGATCTCAAATCTGATGCAGAAAAAGAAGTGTGTCATCAATTGATTGAGACATGGCGGCACCGGCTCTATTCACTTAGCTGGTTTATGAAAGAGCTCAATTACGGCATTGCCGTTCAAGCCAATAAGGAAGACAAATGTACGGGACGTTTCTGGGAGGGACGATTCAAATCTCAAGCACTGCTCGATGAAAAAGCGCTTCTGTCTGCTATGGCGTATGTCGACTTAAATCCGATTCGAGCCAAAATGGCAAGCACACCTGAACAGTCAGATTTTACTTCGATAAAAGCGAGGCTTACGAGTTTAGAGCGAGGAGAAACCGCCACACAGTCGCTGGCGAATTTCATGGGGTATGAGCATCAAGACAAGACTCAAGGCATTCCCTTTCGGTTAAGCGACTACATTGAGCTAGTGGATTGGGTTGGCAGGCAAATTCGACAAGATAAACGCGGTTATATTAACAGCGCTCATCCTAACATCCTCACGCGGCTTTCGCTGACTCAGCAAGACTGCTTAGCCCTTTGTACTGAACTAGAGAAAAAACCACGTGTTTGGGTAGGCACCACTTCACGTTTACATCAAGCAAAAACGGCACTGAACAAAAAGCGCATGGTCGCCATGCATATTGCCTAA